A window of the Besnoitia besnoiti strain Bb-Ger1 chromosome VI, whole genome shotgun sequence genome harbors these coding sequences:
- a CDS encoding hypothetical protein (encoded by transcript BESB_065450) — protein sequence MRDGRLFLADFSCMKEASGKTRAAKRCPSATMETDVTSLGSVLLELWDISVINVLPTEGEQEPPFRGVAPPSYVVRLIRGFIHHSRSKRVSPMQALTSPEMAQLVEEIQQSPLQYSSQGDSELAEGPPSGDGAGAAGQAASAQDAAASEPLGDTSGDDSDAPTTAAGTAGDIGGASDSQP from the coding sequence ATGAGGGATGGGCGTCTGTTTCTCGCCGATTTCAGTTGCatgaaggaggcgagcgggaagACTCGCGCGGCTAAAAGATGCCCATCCGCGACCATGGAGACTGATGTCACGAGCCTCGGGTCAGTTTTACTCGAGCTGTGGGATATATCGGTTATTAACGTCCTACCCACCGAAGGAGAACAGGAACCGCCGTTTCGGGGCgttgcgccgccctcgtaCGTTGTACGCCTGATCCGCGGCTTCATCCACCATTCGCGCTCCAAACGGGTGAGTCCCATGCAGGCGCTGACCAGTCCCGAGATGGCCCAACTTGTAGAAGAAATACAGCAGTCACCGCTGCAGTACAGCAGTCAAGGAGACTCGGAGTTGGCAGAGGGCCCCCCCTCAGGTGATGGTGCGGGAGCTGCCGGAcaggccgcgtccgcgcaagacgccgccgcctcggaaCCTCTTGGCGACACGTCAGGAGACGACTCAGATGCTCCAACGACTGCCGCAGGTACCGCTGGTGATATTGGAGGTGCTAGCGATTCCCAGCCTTGA
- a CDS encoding hypothetical protein (encoded by transcript BESB_065440), giving the protein MMFLHRHTKVASRLVWLAAVGAVFGLHQGMSMQVDRNVNLHLSQLPGSELTSRSQHVTARSATPLEDDIEAGTSLIEYSRIDDALATEPSQRPSLFARIRRRLGLGTRKSRATRAASETQPRARASYAARLLQHLRRARRFVGRHASRIMSRVFGRFRRPRLQGRGSAAEDGVGGLGQDLESNPALFRGVEPGDAIAEHLLTKISDLIQDDERAVQAYNSLDNLLGETLWPQDTVAEVVSVLTRATRRLRRGPVFGVGGFGVVFAASDVDTGEAFAVKAPVARSPPFEISQKDVMREGRSSEMFSTIKDPREAQDRLRFLVASDVMEFPNRNTFTVALQGSRALLGNAFMLMPRANTDLKKVIDALCRLFGRNGDFAYSARLQLTHQLIRLVANLQSQGVVHGDVRQQNILLMRDGRLFLADFGCMKEGSGKTRAAEGCPHATMETDVTSLGSILLQLWCISDDYVLSYEEGGEPKRTPWGVVPPSHVVRLIRGFIHHSRSKRVSPMQALTSPAMAQLVEEIQRSLLQYSSQGDSESTGAPHLR; this is encoded by the coding sequence ATGATGTTTCTTCACCGCCACACCAAAGTGGCATCAAGACTCGTGTGGCTAGCTGCGGTGGGCGCTGTCTTTGGGCTGCACCAAGGCATGAGCATGCAAGTTGACAGAAATGTCAACTTGCATCTCAGTCAACTACCGGGTTCCGAGCTGACCTCCAGAAGCCAACATGTGACTGCACGTTCGGCGACACCACTGGAGGACGACATTGAAGCCGGGACCTCATTAATTGAGTATTCGCGCATCGACGATGCCCTGGCCACTGAGCCGAGCCAGCGTCCTTCGCTTTTTGCGAGGATTCGCAGGCGGCTGGGTCTAGGCACTAGGAAGTCCAGAGCCACGCGTGCGGCTTCCGAGACACAGCCACGTGCACGAGCGTCCTACGCCGCTAGGCTGCTACAGCACCTGCGGCGGGCCAGGAGATTTGTTGGGCGCCATGCCTCTCGGATCATGTCCCGGGTGTTTGGGCGGTTCAGAAGACCCCGGTTACAGGGACGTGGCTCTGCCGCTGAGGACGGAGTCGGAGGACTGGGGCAAGACCTCGAATCCAACCCGGCGCTGTTTCGTGGCGTAGAACCAGGAGATGCCATTGCCGAACACCTTTTGACGAAGATATCGGACCTCATCCAGGACGACGAACGCGCCGTGCAGGCGTACAACAGTTTGGACAATTTGCTTGGAGAAACGTTGTGGCCACAGGATACTGTCGCGGAAGTGGTGTCGGTGTTGACGCGCGCGAcacggcggctccgccgggGTCCAGTGTTTGGCGTAGGAGGCTTTGGTGTGGTGTTCGCGGCATCCGACGTGGACACGGGAGAGGCGTTCGCCGTTAAAGCACCTGTGGCACGCAGCCCACCTTTTGAGATATCACAAAAGGATGTGATGAGGGAGGGTCGCTCAAGTGAGATGTTCAGCACAATCAAGGACCCCAGGGAAGCTCAAGACCGTCTTCGATTCTTGGTCGCCAGCGATGTGATGGAGTTTCCTAACAGGAATACGTTCACTGTCGCTCTCCAGGGCTCGCGGGCCTTGCTTGGGAATGCATTCATGTTGATGCCCAGGGCAAACACGGACCTGAAGAAAGTCATCGATGCGCTGTGTCGCCTTTTCGGCCGTAATGGCGACTTCGCATATTCTGCCCGCTTGCAACTAACCCATCAACTAATACGGCTGGTGGCCAACCTCCAAAGTCAAGGAGTCGTGCACGGTGATGTGCGACAACAAAATATTCTTTTGATGAGGGACGGGCGTCTGTTTCTCGCCGATTTCGGGTGCATGAAGGAGGGGAGCGGAaagactcgcgcggctgaaGGATGCCCGCACGCGACCATGGAGACTGATGTTACGAGCCTCGGGTCAATTTTACTCCAACTGTGGTGTATCTCGGATGATTACGTCCTATCCTacgaagagggcggagagccAAAAAGGACGCCTTGGGGCGTTGTGCCGCCCTCGCACGTTGTACGCCTGATCCGCGGCTTCATCCACCATTCGCGCTCCAAACGGGTGAGTCCCATGCAGGCGCTGACCAGTCCCGCGATGGCTCAACTTGTAGAAGAAATACAGCGTTCACTGCTGCAGTACAGCAGTCAAGGAGACTCGGAGTCGACAGGTGCCCCCCACCTCAGGTGA
- a CDS encoding hypothetical protein (encoded by transcript BESB_065460), translating into MASSPAGTMGGAMRHLLRALQQHEAALEELHMQVEQNEAASSLLSHYLDPCFHSESVKSSSSSSASASSDCATSFVGASPCPRVFIPLTSEALLPGFLLPSSSLPLLHLGGDYLATFRAGKTACGSSTSQSACVSSASAAPSTNGEGESAEDNSGCGALGLLHRRESLLREQKELVERKVQQLRAQLRLGEEENDRRDAGVSAAGAAGVRPPIDGAADNGANSQASKKGQAHFTKDGFVEIFEDYTSEEESEDTPQSSSASRCQPQASGGRLRGESDHGAAAGPRAHCQADGAQANEASDAPDDRAAEPVGRVLSSPAAQQASEASCDDGGSPVTEARETSSSASAASLPPSASASALSPPDKDKRDAECPPTRVSSWSPAVAERVVERAESLQARGDPQREDSPKRRGGLSVGEAEEGETAPPKRVSIFKAMRQGQKPEAAAETAPSSK; encoded by the coding sequence gCGGCCTCATCTCTCCTTTCCCACTACCTAGATCCTTGTTTTCACTCTGAAAGCGTCAAAtcatcttcttcgtcttctgcttcagCGTCTTCCGACTGCGCCACCTCTTTCGTCGGTGCGTCGCCCTGTCCTCGCGTGTTCATTCCTCTCACGTCGGAGGCCCTGTTGCCTGGCTTCctgcttccttcttcttctctgccgctgctgcatctgGGTGGCGACTATCTCGCGACGTTCCGCGCAGGCAAGACTGCGTGCGGCTCCTCTACGTCACAGTCCGCTTGtgtgtcttccgcgtccgccgcacCCTCAACTAACGGGGAAGGCGAAAGTGCGGAGGACaacagcggctgcggcgcactGGGCCTGCTTCATCGGCGAGAGTCGCTGTTGAGAGAGCAGAAGGAGCTCGTGGAAAGGAAAGTGCaacagctgcgcgcgcagctgcgcctaggagaagaggaaaacgacaGACGTGACGCGGGGGTGTCGGCCGCCGGGGCTGCTGGTGTACGTCCGCCCATCGACGGGGCAGCAGACAACGGCGCGAACTCGCAAGCCAGCAAAAAGGGTCAGGCGCACTTCACGAAAGACGGATTCGTGGAAATCTTTGAGGATTAcacgagcgaggaggagagcgaagacacGCCGCAATCCAGTTCTGCCTCTCGATGTCAGCCTCAGGCTTCCGGGggtcgcctgcgaggcgaatCTGACCatggtgcggcggcgggtccACGTGCACACTGTCAAGCGGATGGCGCGCAGGCCAATGAGGCCTCCGACGCGCCCGACGATCGAGCCGCGGAGCCGGTTGGACGGGTGCtgtcctcgcctgcagctcagcaggccagcgaggcgagctgcgATGATGGAGGCAGCCCGGTGactgaggcgcgcgagacaagTTCGTCCGcatcggcggcgtcgctgcccccctctgcctctgcctccgctctgtctcctccggaTAAAGACAAACGTGACGCCGAGTGCCCGCCTACTCGCGTCTCGTCCTGGTCGCCCGCAGTGGCGGAGCGCGTCGTtgagcgcgcggagagcctccaggcgcgcggagaccctcagagagaagacagcccgaagcggcgcgggggcctGAGTGTGGGGGAGGctgaggaaggagagacagccCCGCCAAAAAGAGTCTCGATCTTCAAAGCCATGCGCCAGGGCCAGAAGCccgaagccgcagcagaaACAGCTCCTTCAAGCAAATGA